One Pseudostreptobacillus hongkongensis DNA window includes the following coding sequences:
- the pflB gene encoding formate C-acetyltransferase, with protein sequence MEAWKGFKEGSWTSEINVPEFIRLNYTEYTGDGSFLEGPTEATTELWNLLKPKLAIEREKGIYNTETKIPSQIDAYGAGYINKDLEQIVGVQTDEPLKRAIFPNGGLRMVENSLESFGYSLDPQTKEIFEKYRKTHNDGVFSAYTDAIRKARRTGIITGLPDAYGRGRIIGDYRRVPLYGVNKLIEEKVKDYNAIEPDEMSEDIIRLREEIFEQVKALKKLINLGNAYGFDLSRPAENAKEAVQWLYLAYLAATKDQNGAAMSLGRTSTFLDIYVERDLKEGKITEKEVQELIDQFVMKLRIIRFLRTPEYDALFSGDPTWVTESVGGMLDDTHSLITKNSFRYLQTLYNIGPSPEPNLTLLWSEKLPIEWKKFAAQVSIDTSSLQYENDDLMKPQFGNDYAIACCVSPMTVGKQMQFFGARVNLPKALLYTINGGKDELKGIQVTPEGMFEPIKGDYLNFDEVWEKYDKVLDWLAKTYVQALNIIHYMHDKYAYESYELALHDTFIKRTQAFGIAGISIVADSLAAIKSGKVRIVRNEEGLAVDYVNEGEDYVAFGNNNDETDNIAVEITRRFMNKIRSHKMYRNAIPTQSLLTITSNVVYGKKTGNTPDGRRSGAPFGPGANPMHGRDVNGAVASLASVAKLPFEDANDGISYTFAITPDTLGKDRVEKQLNLVGLLDGYFNATGQHLNVNVFGRDLLEDAMEHPEDYPQLTIRVSGYAVNFVRLTKEQQLDVINRTISSKM encoded by the coding sequence ATGGAAGCTTGGAAAGGATTTAAAGAAGGTTCTTGGACTAGTGAAATTAACGTTCCTGAATTTATCAGATTAAACTATACTGAGTATACTGGAGACGGAAGTTTCTTAGAAGGACCAACTGAAGCAACTACAGAATTATGGAATTTATTAAAACCAAAATTAGCAATTGAAAGAGAAAAAGGTATCTACAACACAGAAACTAAAATACCTTCTCAAATAGATGCTTATGGTGCAGGGTACATTAACAAAGATTTAGAACAAATCGTTGGGGTTCAAACAGATGAACCATTAAAGAGAGCAATCTTCCCTAATGGTGGATTAAGAATGGTTGAAAATTCATTAGAAAGTTTTGGATACAGCTTAGATCCTCAAACAAAAGAAATCTTTGAAAAATATAGAAAAACTCATAATGATGGAGTATTCTCAGCTTATACTGATGCTATTAGAAAAGCAAGAAGAACTGGAATAATTACAGGATTACCTGATGCTTACGGAAGAGGACGTATAATAGGGGATTACAGAAGAGTACCTTTATACGGAGTAAACAAATTAATAGAAGAAAAAGTTAAAGATTACAATGCAATTGAACCAGATGAAATGTCTGAAGATATTATAAGATTAAGAGAAGAAATCTTCGAACAAGTAAAAGCTCTTAAAAAATTAATAAACTTAGGTAATGCATATGGATTTGATTTATCAAGACCAGCTGAAAATGCAAAAGAAGCTGTTCAATGGTTATACTTAGCTTACCTTGCTGCAACTAAAGACCAAAATGGAGCAGCTATGAGTTTAGGAAGAACATCTACTTTCTTAGATATATATGTTGAAAGAGATTTAAAAGAAGGAAAAATTACTGAAAAAGAAGTTCAAGAATTAATAGATCAATTCGTAATGAAATTAAGAATTATTAGATTCTTAAGAACTCCAGAATATGATGCATTATTTAGTGGAGATCCTACTTGGGTTACAGAATCTGTTGGAGGTATGTTAGATGATACTCATTCATTAATAACTAAAAACTCATTCAGATACTTACAAACACTATATAACATCGGACCATCACCAGAACCAAACTTAACATTATTATGGTCTGAAAAATTACCAATTGAATGGAAGAAATTCGCAGCACAAGTTTCAATTGATACATCAAGTTTACAATATGAAAATGATGATTTAATGAAACCTCAATTTGGTAATGACTATGCAATAGCATGTTGTGTATCTCCAATGACAGTTGGAAAACAAATGCAATTCTTTGGAGCACGTGTTAACTTACCTAAAGCATTACTTTACACAATTAATGGTGGTAAAGATGAGTTAAAAGGAATTCAAGTAACTCCAGAAGGAATGTTTGAACCTATTAAAGGGGATTACTTAAACTTTGATGAAGTTTGGGAAAAATATGATAAAGTATTAGATTGGTTAGCTAAGACTTACGTTCAAGCATTAAATATCATTCACTATATGCATGATAAATATGCTTATGAAAGTTATGAATTAGCATTACATGATACATTCATTAAGAGAACACAAGCCTTTGGTATAGCAGGAATCTCAATTGTTGCAGATTCATTAGCAGCTATTAAATCAGGAAAAGTAAGAATAGTAAGAAACGAAGAAGGATTAGCAGTTGACTATGTTAACGAAGGTGAAGATTATGTAGCATTCGGTAACAATAATGATGAAACAGATAACATAGCAGTTGAAATTACAAGAAGATTTATGAACAAGATCAGAAGTCACAAAATGTATAGAAACGCTATACCTACTCAATCATTATTAACAATTACTTCAAATGTTGTTTATGGTAAGAAAACAGGAAATACTCCTGATGGAAGAAGAAGTGGAGCACCATTTGGACCAGGAGCAAACCCTATGCACGGAAGAGACGTAAATGGAGCTGTTGCATCACTTGCTTCAGTTGCAAAATTACCATTTGAGGATGCAAATGATGGAATTTCTTACACATTCGCTATAACTCCTGATACTTTAGGAAAAGATAGAGTAGAAAAACAATTAAACTTAGTTGGATTATTAGATGGATACTTCAATGCAACTGGTCAACACTTAAATGTTAACGTATTTGGTAGAGACTTATTAGAAGATGCTATGGAACATCCAGAAGATTACCCTCAATTAACAATAAGAGTTTCTGGATATGCAGTTAACTTCGTAAGATTAACTAAAGAACAACAATTAGATGTTATAAACAGAACAATATCAAGCAAAATGTAA